The proteins below come from a single Alnus glutinosa chromosome 9, dhAlnGlut1.1, whole genome shotgun sequence genomic window:
- the LOC133877947 gene encoding probable receptor-like protein kinase At1g49730 isoform X1, which translates to MGVDRLIRRIGPHLLPWLHKSPYGPILFVRHLSYKDIKKATDGFHRIIYCNSHGTAYMARFQDGGVALVKEVTSQEKDVFYREVQLLGRLHHRHLLPLRGFSTGNKRVLIFDSIENGSLKEHLSDPLKTPLNWRTRLQIAIGVAAALEYLLLFSDLPMYHVSITSSSIMLDENFTAKLSDVSLLSSGGNDVTVPHASCPEECVVPDRGNLILQLGVLILELITGQCSEEGGADLIQWVQGSRFASSMHKMIDPDLGNNYNSSELKRLLTVAKLCIKSGDKPMFSIPQILHYVQKKLDVSRD; encoded by the exons ATGGGCGTCGACCGTTTGATCCGCAGGATCGGGCCTCACCTTCTTCCATGGCTTCACAAATCTCCTTACG GCCCAATATTATTTGTGAGGCACTTGTCATACAAAGATATAAAGAAGGCGACAGATGGTTTTCATAGAATCATTTATTGCAATTCTCATGGAACTGCTTATATGGCCAGATTCCAAGATGGTGGGGTTGCTTTGGTAAAAGAAGTTACTAGTCAAGAAAAAGACGTCTTCTACAGAGAGGTACAACTCCTGGGCCGCTTACATCACCGCCACCTTCTTCCACTCAGAGGGTTTTCCACTGGAAATAAGAG GGTGCTCATTTTTGACAGCATAGAAAATGGAAGCTTGAAGGAGCATCTTAGTG ATCCTCTTAAGACTCCCTTAAATTGGAGGACAAGGCTACAAATAGCCATTGGTGTAGCAGCTGCACTG GAATATTTGCTACTCTTCAGTGACCTCCCGATGTATCATGTCTCCATTACCTCAAGCAGTATTATGTTAGATGAAAATTTTACAGCAAAA CTATCTGATGTTAGCCTTCTTAGTTCTGGTGGAAATGATGTCACAGTGCCTCACGCCTCGTGTCCAGAAG AATGTGTCGTTCCGGATCGTGGTAACCTTATACTCCAGCTTGGTGTGCTAATTCTGGAGCTTATTACTGGTCAATGTTCAGAAGAGGGAGGTGCTGATCTAATCCAATGGGTCCAAGGATCTCGCTTTGCTAGTTCCATGCATAAGATGATAGATCCAGATCTTGGAAATAACTATAATTCTAGTGAGCTTAAAAGGCTTCTGACTGTAGCAAAACTGTGTATTAAATCTGGGGATAAACCAATGTTTTCTATTCCACAGATACTTCATTATGTCCAGAAGAAGTTAGATGTTTCACGTGACTAA
- the LOC133877947 gene encoding probable receptor-like protein kinase At1g49730 isoform X2 — MASQISLRFQDGGVALVKEVTSQEKDVFYREVQLLGRLHHRHLLPLRGFSTGNKRVLIFDSIENGSLKEHLSDPLKTPLNWRTRLQIAIGVAAALEYLLLFSDLPMYHVSITSSSIMLDENFTAKLSDVSLLSSGGNDVTVPHASCPEECVVPDRGNLILQLGVLILELITGQCSEEGGADLIQWVQGSRFASSMHKMIDPDLGNNYNSSELKRLLTVAKLCIKSGDKPMFSIPQILHYVQKKLDVSRD, encoded by the exons ATGGCTTCACAAATCTCCTTACG ATTCCAAGATGGTGGGGTTGCTTTGGTAAAAGAAGTTACTAGTCAAGAAAAAGACGTCTTCTACAGAGAGGTACAACTCCTGGGCCGCTTACATCACCGCCACCTTCTTCCACTCAGAGGGTTTTCCACTGGAAATAAGAG GGTGCTCATTTTTGACAGCATAGAAAATGGAAGCTTGAAGGAGCATCTTAGTG ATCCTCTTAAGACTCCCTTAAATTGGAGGACAAGGCTACAAATAGCCATTGGTGTAGCAGCTGCACTG GAATATTTGCTACTCTTCAGTGACCTCCCGATGTATCATGTCTCCATTACCTCAAGCAGTATTATGTTAGATGAAAATTTTACAGCAAAA CTATCTGATGTTAGCCTTCTTAGTTCTGGTGGAAATGATGTCACAGTGCCTCACGCCTCGTGTCCAGAAG AATGTGTCGTTCCGGATCGTGGTAACCTTATACTCCAGCTTGGTGTGCTAATTCTGGAGCTTATTACTGGTCAATGTTCAGAAGAGGGAGGTGCTGATCTAATCCAATGGGTCCAAGGATCTCGCTTTGCTAGTTCCATGCATAAGATGATAGATCCAGATCTTGGAAATAACTATAATTCTAGTGAGCTTAAAAGGCTTCTGACTGTAGCAAAACTGTGTATTAAATCTGGGGATAAACCAATGTTTTCTATTCCACAGATACTTCATTATGTCCAGAAGAAGTTAGATGTTTCACGTGACTAA
- the LOC133878529 gene encoding heavy metal-associated isoprenylated plant protein 47-like, protein MKQKIVMKVQMNCQKCQRKALQVAAEANGVNFVGLGAQKDSVEVIGDGVDATKLVNTMRKKVGHTDLVSVQAVK, encoded by the exons ATGAag CAAAAGATTGTGATGAAGGTGCAGATGAATTGCCAGAAATGTCAGAGAAAGGCACTGCAGGTTGCAGCTGAAGCAAAtg GGGTGAACTTTGTGGGCTTGGGAGCGCAGAAAGATAGCGTGGAGGTGATTGGGGATGGAGTTGATGCTACAAAGCTGGTTAATACTATGAGGAAGAAGGTTGGGCACACCGATCTCGTCAGTGTGCAAGCTGTGAAATGA
- the LOC133876748 gene encoding pentatricopeptide repeat-containing protein At5g44230-like yields the protein MLGVSIKPLPRHENAVIQTGVVACYGLAFGRGFDSYLIALDEQKAELIGVVYPGTQAGDFKHPGLVWMIGFLFLVSLLVLFSLVPLRQVFDLVSKLPYPFGTATPLFHINTRAALAGKQVRWPMTVMTKQRVRNVVSWPELIVTYAKSRDMESAGDVFHELLVKDVVAWATMVTGYAQLNTPMAALEFFTTMHIPGMGPTGVTLVRILSACAPLGAEKYANWVRDIVEKCGFGPAGNVVVGSALFDIYSKLGSWVHSWEVFIAMAEIENIGLPMHGHGKAAIRLLTQLEKIGIQPGWNTFFGFLGGCTHAALVTKGR from the exons ATGCTTGGGGTTTCAATTAAGCCTTTACCCAGGCACGAAAACGCGGTTATTCAGACCGGTGTCGTTGCTTGCTATGGCCTTGCCTTCGGAAGGGGTTTTGATTCATATTTGATTGCATTGGATGAGCAAAAGGCTGAACTCATCGGGGTTGTTTATCCGGGTACCCAAGCGGGAGATTTTAAGCACCCAGGCCTGGTGTGGATGATTGGGTTTTTATTTCTAGTTAGCCTCCTTGTCCTTTTTAGTCTTGTTCCACTTCGTCAGGTTTTTGACCTGGTTTCTAAGCTTCCATATCCTTTTGGAACAGCAACTCCATTGTTTCATATCAACACTAGAGCTGCACTGGCAGGGAAGCAAGTCCGTTGGCCTATGACGGTGATGACGAAGCAGCGAGTC CGGAATGTGGTTTCGTGGCCTGAGTTGATTGTTACATATGCAAAGAGTAGGGATATGGAGTCAGCAGGGGACGTGTTTCATGAGTTGCTTGTGAAGGATGTGGTAGCATGGGCCACAATGGTCACAGGCTATGCTCAGCTTAATACACCAATGGCAGCGTTAGAGTTCTTCACGACCATGCACATTCCAGGGATGGGGCCCACTGGCGTTACATTGGTGCGCATTCTTTCGGCTTGTGCCCCACTGGGTGCAGAAAAGTATGCGAATTGGGTTCGGGATATAGTCGAGAAATGTGGATTTGGGCCAGCTGGCAATGTTGTTGTGGGATCCGCATTGTTCGATATATACTCAAAATTAGGGAGTTGGGTTCACAGCTGGGAAGTCTTCATAGCGATGGCGGAAATTGAGAATATTGGGCTTCCTATGCATGGACATGGTAAAGCTGCAATTAGACTGCTCACCCAACTTGAGAAAATTGGGATTCAACCTGGTTGGAAcactttctttggttttctCGGTGGGTGTACCCATGCTGCTCTAGTGACTAAGGGTCGTTGA
- the LOC133876749 gene encoding zinc finger BED domain-containing protein RICESLEEPER 2-like: MVVTCHFIDSDWHLNRRVLNFCNVPPPHTGFLIADALQKCFQEWEIENKICSITVDNARSNDVAVRVLKDIFNMRKALFASGKLFHVRCVAHITNLLVQDGLGEISSIVDCVRNGIKYLVASEGRLVKFSEIAKQLQLTSKKLLLDVATRWNSTYMMLAAALEFKGVFPMYSYIDSGFIWLPSDEDWDKVGNVCQLLGVFNQVTNIVSGSDYPTANLFLPEVWRMKEVLATKCKDENEYIKAMAYKMSTKFQKYWGECNLLMSIAAVLDPRNDTILFPYNLSRVGSYHEC, from the coding sequence ATGGTTGTCACATGTCACTTCATTGATTCTGATTGGCATCTAAATAGGCGTGTGTTGAACTTTTGTAATGTGCCACCACCACACACCGGTTTTCTTATTGCTGATGCATTACAAAAATGTTTTCAAGAATGGGAGATTGAGAATAAGATTTGTTCAATTACTGTTGATAATGCAAGATCAAATGATGTAGCAGTTAGAGTATTGAAAGATATTTTTAACATGAGAAAAGCCCTTTTTGCTAgtggaaaattatttcatgttcGATGTGTTGCACATATAACCAATTTATTGGTTCAAGATGGTCTAGGTGAGATTTCTTCGATTGTTGATTGTGTTAGGAATGGAATAAAATACTTGGTGGCATCAGAGGGAAGGTTGGTAAAATTCAGTGAAATTGCCAAGCAATTGCAATTGACCTCTAAGAAATTACTTTTGGATGTAGCTACACGATGGAATAGTACATATATGATGTTGGCAGCAGCACTTGAGTTCAAGGGGGTCTTTCCAATGTATTCATACATTGATTCTGGTTTCATTTGGTTGCCATCAGATGAGGATTGGGATAAAGTTGGAAATGTATGTCAGTTATTAGGGGTCTTCAACCAAGTAACCAATATTGTCTCAGGGAGTGACTACCCTACTGCTAATTTATTCCTCCCTGAAGTGTGGAGGATGAAAGAGGTCTTGGCTACAAAGTGCAAAGATGAGAATGAGTATATTAAAGCAATGGCATATAAAATGAGTACCAAGTTTCAGAAATATTGGGGAGAGTGCAACTTATTGATGTCTATTGCTGCTGTGTTGGACCCAAGGAATGATACGATTTTGTTTCCCTATAATCTATCAAGAGTTGGAAGCTATCACGAATGTTGA